The Thalassophryne amazonica chromosome 13, fThaAma1.1, whole genome shotgun sequence genome window below encodes:
- the mrpl57 gene encoding ribosomal protein 63, mitochondrial, whose amino-acid sequence MFLTLALLRKGIPGKQWIGKHRRPRAVTWQMKRNMLKHLEREAANEYWLSRPYMTPEEEFGHNRERKEQTWLKIKEQSFNKFPPHKYVADHLSHLRITKNWTS is encoded by the coding sequence ATGTTCCTCACTCTGGCCCTACTGCGGAAAGGCATTCCTGGCAAGCAGTGGATTGGGAAGCATCGGCGCCCCAGAGCAGTTACGTGGCAGATGAAACGCAACATGTTGAAACATCTGGAGCGTGAGGCAGCGAATGAATACTGGCTAAGCCGTCCATACATGACGCCGGAGGAGGAATTTGGCCACAACAGAGAGCGTAAAGAGCAGACATGGCTCAAGATCAAGGAGCAATCATTCAACAAATTTCCCCCACACAAGTACGTGGCAGATCATCTGAGTCACCTCCGAATCACCAAGAACTGGACAAGTTAA